One window from the genome of Aerosakkonema funiforme FACHB-1375 encodes:
- a CDS encoding UDP-glucose dehydrogenase family protein: MRVCVIGTGYVGLVTGVCLAHTGHHVICVDNNEEKVKLMKAGQSPIFEPGLSELMQSTYQNGLLEFTTDIAAGVQHGEILFIAVGTPPLPTGESDTRYVEAVARGIGANLNDGYKVIVNKSTVPIGSGDWVRMIVMDGIAERQKVLVGAGGVEAAVQKIAAEFDVVSNPEFLREGSAVYDTFNPDRIVLGSNNQKAIDLMKQLYTPIIDRKYAENPSLPPVPVVETDINSAEMIKYAANAFLATKISFINEVANICDRVGADVTQVAKGIGLDSRIGGKFLQAGIGWGGSCFPKDVSALVHTAKDYNYTAELLEAAVKVNQRQRLIAVDKLQQELKILKGKSVGLLGLTFKPDTDDMRDAPALNIIEELNRLGMKVKAYDPIVSQTGLRHGLSGVIVETDPERLADGCDALVLVTEWDQFRTLDYAKMAKLMNHAVIIDGRNFLNPKEIEAAGFRYVGIGR, translated from the coding sequence ATGCGTGTTTGCGTTATAGGTACCGGATACGTTGGTTTAGTTACAGGCGTTTGTTTGGCACATACCGGTCATCATGTGATCTGCGTAGACAACAACGAAGAAAAAGTTAAGTTAATGAAAGCCGGACAATCGCCGATATTTGAACCGGGATTATCCGAACTGATGCAGTCTACCTACCAGAACGGATTGCTGGAATTTACCACCGATATCGCCGCAGGTGTCCAGCACGGAGAAATTTTATTCATCGCTGTGGGAACGCCTCCATTGCCAACAGGAGAAAGCGATACCCGCTACGTAGAAGCAGTTGCCCGTGGCATTGGGGCCAATCTCAACGACGGCTATAAAGTAATCGTAAATAAATCTACCGTGCCGATCGGATCGGGCGACTGGGTACGCATGATCGTCATGGACGGGATCGCCGAACGCCAAAAAGTGCTGGTAGGTGCTGGTGGCGTGGAAGCAGCCGTACAAAAAATCGCCGCCGAATTCGATGTCGTCAGCAATCCGGAATTTTTACGCGAAGGATCGGCAGTTTACGATACCTTTAACCCCGATCGCATCGTTCTGGGCAGCAACAACCAGAAAGCGATCGATCTGATGAAACAACTATACACCCCCATCATCGACCGTAAGTATGCCGAAAATCCATCTTTACCGCCAGTACCGGTAGTGGAAACAGACATCAACTCGGCAGAAATGATCAAGTACGCCGCCAACGCTTTCTTAGCAACCAAAATCAGCTTTATCAACGAAGTAGCTAATATTTGCGATCGCGTCGGCGCTGACGTTACCCAAGTCGCCAAAGGTATCGGTTTAGACTCCCGCATTGGTGGCAAATTCTTGCAAGCTGGGATTGGTTGGGGCGGTTCTTGTTTCCCCAAAGATGTCTCCGCCCTCGTCCACACCGCTAAAGATTATAACTACACAGCCGAACTTCTGGAAGCAGCTGTGAAAGTCAATCAACGTCAGCGTCTGATTGCAGTCGATAAACTGCAACAAGAACTGAAAATACTCAAGGGTAAATCCGTCGGTTTGTTGGGGTTGACTTTCAAACCGGATACCGATGATATGCGGGACGCCCCAGCCCTGAATATCATCGAAGAACTCAACCGTTTGGGGATGAAAGTCAAAGCTTACGATCCGATCGTTTCTCAAACCGGTTTGCGTCACGGTTTAAGCGGCGTAATTGTCGAAACAGATCCGGAACGTTTGGCAGATGGTTGCGATGCTTTGGTACTGGTCACAGAATGGGATCAGTTCCGCACTTTAGACTACGCCAAAATGGCTAAATTGATGAATCATGCCGTCATAATTGACGGTCGTAACTTCCTGAATCCCAAGGAGATAGAAGCCGCAGGATTCCGTTATGTAGGAATTGGCCGATAA